ACTCGATCGCGCCTGTTGGACAGGCCCGCATGCAGTCGCCGCACCCGACACAGTGCTCCGGGTTGAGGATCGCCCGCCCGTCGGCGAGGGTCATCGCCGCCTGCGGGCAGACCCGGGTGCACTTCCCGCACCCTCCGCAGCGCTCGCTCTCCACAATCGGCCGACCGGCATGCTGCTCCGCCTTCCCCGACGGTGGGGCGCAGCCCATCGCCAGGTTCTTGATAGCCCCCCCGAACCCGGCAAGGTCGTGGCCCTTGACGTGAGAGAGGACGAGCATGCTGTCGGCATCGAGGATGCTTCCCGCAATCCGGACGCTCTCAAAATGCTTCCCGCCGATCGGGACCTCACGCCAGTAGCGGCCCCGGAGACCGTCGGCGATGATGACCGGGGCGCCGACGACTGCGTACGCAAACCCGTGCTCGATGGCGGTGACGGTATGCCTGACGGCATCTGCGCGGCTCCCCGCATACAGGGTGGCGGTGTCGGTGATGAACGGGTGAGCCCCACGCTCCTTCACCTTATCAATCACCTGCCGGGCAAAGACCGGGTGGATGTAGGTGTCGCACCCCCGCTCTCCGACGTGCAGTTTGATGGCCGTAAGATCGTCGGGCCGGATCACCGCATCGAAATCGGCTGCATCGAAGAGGCGGCGGATCTTCTCGACTTTGCTCTCATGGTGACTTCTCGCCCTGAGGTTT
This is a stretch of genomic DNA from Methanoculleus thermophilus. It encodes these proteins:
- a CDS encoding DUF362 domain-containing protein, whose amino-acid sequence is MADVYFANLRARSHHESKVEKIRRLFDAADFDAVIRPDDLTAIKLHVGERGCDTYIHPVFARQVIDKVKERGAHPFITDTATLYAGSRADAVRHTVTAIEHGFAYAVVGAPVIIADGLRGRYWREVPIGGKHFESVRIAGSILDADSMLVLSHVKGHDLAGFGGAIKNLAMGCAPPSGKAEQHAGRPIVESERCGGCGKCTRVCPQAAMTLADGRAILNPEHCVGCGDCMRACPTGAIEFDWRTEIRPFLERLCEYALGAVHDKPGRVGYINFLLGITPDCDCVPWSDAVIVPDIGILASTDPVAIDHASLDLVNSERGIPKTALEKNLSPGEDKFKGVWDYTDSNYQIEYAAAIGLGDADYRLIEV